Part of the Bacillus clarus genome, GTTCAATTCAACCAGAAACTCCCAACCAAGTGAATTGGGAATTGAATGTAAATGGTAGCAGTAATAAAGAACAGTTAAGTGATGATATTGTTTTGTCCGATACTTTACAAGCAGGTCAAACACTTAATCAGGATAATTTCATCCTAATAGTTGGAAATGAAACTTTAACACCTCAACAGTTTAGGGATAATGGTTACGGAACGATTACATTCAACGATAACTCTTTTGAAATTAGGGCTTATAAGGATCATGTAAGTGGCAAGATTCTTAGTATAAGATATAGCTCTACTATAACTGAAAGTGGAATGAACCAAGATAATTTTTTTAATGACTTTACGGTTAATTACCAGATTCTAAATCAGCAACCAGTATCTTTTTCAAATACGGCCTGGGTTAAAAATATAAATGCGGGTGGCGGTGCTCAAGGTGATTTACCACCTAAAGGAACGTTAAGAATCGTTAAGCATATTGCCGGAGATAAAGAGAAATTCCTTCCGAATGTTGAATTTAAGTTGTATACAGAGTTAGATCAGCAAATTGGCGGTACGTATACAACGGATGGACAAGGTATGGTGGAGGTCCCTGATCTAGATCCAGGTAATTACTATGTGCAAGAGATTTCAGCTCCAAACTATTTGGATTTTGATCCTCAAGAAAAAGTAAACTTTACAATTGATGCAAATGCTGAAAAAGGCGTAAAGCTTGAGATTCCGAATAAAGTGAAAACGACATCCGTTTCAGGAACGAAGACTTGGAAAGACGGAAATGCAACAGATCGTCCAAGTTCAATCCAAGTAGAGTTACTGCAAAATGGAAATTCAATCAAAACACAAGAAGTAACGGCAGCAAATAACTGGAACTATACGTTTGCAGATCTACCTGCATATGATAATAATGGTAATGCATATACGTATACAGTGAAAGAGCATCCGGTAGCGGGATACAAATCGGAAGTGAATGGTTATAACATTACGAATACAAAAGATGTAAAAATAACAGTAGAAGGAACGAAGACGTGGAAAGACGGAAATGCAACAGACCGTCCGGCAACGATCAAAGTAGATTTACTACAAAATGGAAATGTAATTGAAACACAAGACGTAACAGCAACAAACAGTTGGAAATATACATTTGCAGACTTAGCACAATATGATGCGAACGGTGTTGCTTACACGTATACAGTGAAAGAGCATCCGGTAGCGGGATACAAATCGGAAGTGAATGGTTATAACATTACGAATACAAAAGATGCAAAAACAACAGTAGAAGGAACGAAGACGTGGAAAGACGGAAATGCAACAGACCGTCCGGCAACAATTAAAGTAGATTTACTACAAAATGGAAATGTAATTGAAACACAAGAAGTAACAGCGGCAAACGGTTGGAAATATACATTTGCAGACCTAGCACAATATGATGCAAATGGTGTTGCTTATACGTATACAGTAAAAGAGAAACCGGTAGCGGGATACAAATCGGAAGTGAATGGTTACAACATTACGAATACAAAAGATGCAAAAATAACAGTAGGAGGAACGAAAACTTGGAATGACAACAATGCATCAGATCGACCAACAACAATTAAAGTAGATTTACTACAAAATGGCAATGTAATCGAAACACAAGAAGTAACAGCGGCAAACGGTTGGAAATATACATTTGCAGACCTAGCACAATATGATGCAAATGGTGTTGCTTATACGTATACAGTAAAAGAGAAACCGGTAGCGGGATACAAATCGGAAGTGAATGGTTACAACATTACGAATACAAAAGTAGCGAAAATGACAGTAGAAGGAACGAAGACGTGGAAAGACGGAAATGCAACAGACCGTCCGGCAATGATCAAAGTAGACTTACTACAAAACGGAAACGTGATCCAAACACAAGACGTACTAGCAGTAGTGGGTTGGAAATATATATTCGCAGATTTAGAAGCATACGATGCGAATGGAGTAGCTTATCAGTATGAAGTGAAAGAACAACCAGTAGTGGGATATCAATCTAGCGTAAGCGGTTATGACATTACGAATACAAAAGTAGGCGAAACGAAAGTAGAAGGAACAAAGACTTGGAACGATAACAACGCAACAGATCGCCCAAGCTCAGTTAAAGTAGATTTACTACAAAACGGTAAAGTAGTAGACACAAAAGAAGTAACAGCGGCAACAAACTGGAAGTATACATTTGAAAAACTCCAAGCATACGATATAAACGGAGTAGCTTACATCTATACAGTAAAAGAACAACCGGTAGATGGATATAAAACAGAAATAAAAGGTTATGACATTACAAATACAAAAGTAGCACAAACAACAGTAGAAGGAACAAAAACGTGGAAAGATGGCAATGCGACAGACCGTCCGAAAATAATCAAAGTAGATTTATTACAGAACGGTCAGGTCATCAAAACAGAAGAAGTAAGTGAAGCAACAGGTTGGAAGTATACATTTAAAGAGTTAGCGGCATATGATGCCGAAGGTAAGGCATATAAGTACGAAGTGAAAGAACAACCGGTAGATGGATACAAAATAGAAGTAAAAGGTTATGACATTACAAATACAAAAGTAGCACAAACAACAGTAGAAGGAACAAAAACGTGGAAAGATGGCAATGCGACAGACCGTCCGAAAACAATCAAAGTAGATTTACTTCAGAACGGTCAGGTCATCAAAACAGAAGAAGTAAGTGAAGCAACAGGTTGGAAATATACATTTAAAGAGTTAGCGGCATATGATGTCGAAGGAAATGCGTACAAGTATGAAGTAAAAGAACAATCGGTAGATGGATACAAAACAGAAGTAAAAGGTTATGACATTACAAATACAAAAGTAGGACAAACAACAGTAGAAGGAATAAAAACGTGGAAAGATGACAATGCGACAGACCGTCCGAAAACAATCAAAGTAGATTTACTTCAGAACGGTCAGGTCATCAAAACAGAAGAAGTAAGTGAAGCAACAGGTTGGAAATATACATTTAAAGAGTTAGCGGCATATGATGCCGAAGGAAATGCGTACAAGTACGAAGTGAAAGAACAACCGATAGATGGATACAAAACAGAAGTAAAAGGTTATGACATTACAAATATAAAAGTAGCACAAACAACAGTAGAAGGAACAAAAACGTGGAAAGATGGCAATGCGACAGACCGTCCGAAAACAATCAAAGTAGATTTATTACAGAACGGTCAGGTCATCAAAACAGAAGAAGTAAGTGAAGCAACAGGTTGGAAATATACATTTAAAGAGTTAGCGGCATATGATGTCGAAGGAAATGCGTACAAGTATGAAGTGAAAGAACAATCGGTAGATGGATACAAAACAGAAGTAAAAGGTTATGACATTACAAATACAAAAGTAGGACAAACAACAGTAGAAGGAATAAAAACGTGGAAAGATGACAATGCGACAGACCGTCCGAAAACAATCAAAGTAGATTTATTACAGAACGGTCAGGTCATCAAAACAGAAGAAGTAAGTGAAGCAACAGGTTGGAAATATACATTTAAAGAGTTAGCGGCATATGATGCCGAAGGTAAGGCATATAAGTACGAAGTGAAAGAACAACCGGTGGATGGATATAAAATAGAAGTAAAAGGTTATGATATCACGAATACAAAAATCAAGGACAATCCAAGCACAGATCCAAAAGATCCAAGTACAGATCCAAAAGATCCAAGCACAGATCCAAAAGATCCAAGTACAGATCCAAAAGATCCAAGCACAGATCCAAAAGATCCAAACACAAATACAGAAACAAATAGCGATTCAAAAGTTCCACCTACTAAAGAAAACGTTAAGACGTCAGCATGGCTGCCTAAAACAGGCGGAAAATCAATGGAGATGAGCTCTATTATTGGAGGTATGTTACTATTGATTTTAGGTGGAGTCCTATTCGCTCGTCAACGAATGAGATAATAAGAAATTGCCGCTGGTGTAAGGAACCGGTTTGCAAATGCTGATATAATCAGCTAAGTATTGTATTATTAACGGTAAGTGATTGAGTAAGGATAACAGGAAAATATAGATTATCTTTTGCGTGTACAATGATTATAAACTGTTTTTATCAATATGATTTGGAATTAAATAATCTATATAAAAGTAAGAGGATAATAGATTTATTTATAGCGTGCCGTTGATTCAGAAGGAAATAAAATTGATTTGTATTTAGGTAGTAAGACAAGAAATCATAAGGCCGCAGAGCACTTTTTCAAAAAGCTTTGCGGCCTTTTTACATTTTCAATCCTTGTGTTATTACTTTAAACAAGTACGTGATTAATCCTAAGGCATTGCTGAACAAGATCATCGTTGTATTAGGTAATAGTTTTTTGTTTTTAGATAATAATTTTGTATTGGGGAGTCATAAAGTTATATTAAATATAAAGGAGATGGGTTAAATAATGAAATATACCTTGAGAGATCTTATAAATATAAACGAGTTCAAGAATATAACAGAACAATTTTATAATTTAACTAAAATTTCATTCTGTCTCCTTGATAATAACCAAAATATTATATTTTCCAAAGGTAACCTTTTTTTTCATAATCAAAAAATCAAATTGACCCAAGATACTCATATTCCCATCATTATTGAACAGGAGCATATAGCAACCTTTGTTATAGGGACAAGTATTAATAAAGAGATTATTGTGGATTCTCAGATAACATATTTTAAACATATTGCAAATCTAATTGAAGAGATGGCAACACAACAATTACAACTTAAAAAATTTCAAGAAAAAGATTCACGAATAAAAGCTATAACAAAGCATGATGAAAATCATTTATATAGCATATTACAAAATATGCCGATTATGATTAATGCTATTGATGAAAAAGGAAATATTGTTATGTGGAATCGGGAATGTGAATTAGTAACTGGATATAATGCAGATGAAATTATTAACAATCCTAAAGCAATTGAATTGCTACACCCTGATAAAGCTTATAGAGATCAGTTATGTAATGAGTTGTTGATAAATGGCCATAACTTTAGAGATTGGGAGGTAAATATAACATGTAAAAATGGTGAGAAAAAAACTATTATGTGGTCAAATATTTTACATAGTATTCCTACTTTAGGATGGAGTATTGGAGCTATTGGAGTTGACATAACCAAGCGTAAGAGAATGGAAGAAAAACTTAAACGGACCTCGGTTGAACTAGAATTAATTTTTAAAGCAATTCCTGATTTATACTTTTTGTCAGAACTTGATGGAACCATTATGGATTGTAAAGCTAATTCTATATCTAAATTTCATGTTTCAATGGAAAAATTAGTAGGAAAAAAAATCCAAGAGGTATTGCCAGCTTCTATCATAAAGCAATTTGAGAAAGCGGTTAATAAAATACATACCTCATCCGCTCCCGTTTTAATAGATTATTCTCTTCAACTAGATGATGAAATATATCATTTTGAAGCAAGACTTTTACCGCTTTTTAAGGATAAAATTATGATTATTGTACGTGATATTACAGAGCGTAAAATAACAACGGAATTATTAAAGAAATCAGATACACTTAAAGCGGTAGGACAATTGGCAGCTGGGGTCGCTCATGAAGTTCGTAATCCTTTAACAGTAATTAAAGGGTTCATGCAATTATTACAACAAGAAGTAGGAGAGGATAAAGAATATTTAAGACTAATACTCTCTGAAATTAGTAGTATTGAAACAATTCTTCAAGAATTTTTATCTATTGCAAAACCGAATGCTGCAGTATTTGAACCGAAAAATCTTTGTACTATATTAGATAACGTAGTCGCCTTAATAAGCACACAAGCAATTATGAAGAATATTCATATTGCAATAAATATGGATTTTGAAAATTTATTGGTTGAATGTTGCGAAATTCAATTAAAACAAGTTTTCTTTAATATTTTACAAAATTCTATTGAGGCTATACAGAACGGTCAAGAAATCACTATTAACGTG contains:
- a CDS encoding Cna B-type domain-containing protein yields the protein MIKRVTSVFSIVMIFMFTIGQSFISIIASAQELNKTGLVDSFTFDKTELNYGERTGIRVTFSDKSVNQMKAGDTLTLTLPSELQGYSRTISLNNDAGVNFGTCQVTTTNVICTFNDTVEKLQNIRGHFNFEVKATSNVGTGQTIKVDTNLGTSLANQTVTIKGPTEGTGTVQFAYKTGSIQPETPNQVNWELNVNGSSNKEQLSDDIVLSDTLQAGQTLNQDNFILIVGNETLTPQQFRDNGYGTITFNDNSFEIRAYKDHVSGKILSIRYSSTITESGMNQDNFFNDFTVNYQILNQQPVSFSNTAWVKNINAGGGAQGDLPPKGTLRIVKHIAGDKEKFLPNVEFKLYTELDQQIGGTYTTDGQGMVEVPDLDPGNYYVQEISAPNYLDFDPQEKVNFTIDANAEKGVKLEIPNKVKTTSVSGTKTWKDGNATDRPSSIQVELLQNGNSIKTQEVTAANNWNYTFADLPAYDNNGNAYTYTVKEHPVAGYKSEVNGYNITNTKDVKITVEGTKTWKDGNATDRPATIKVDLLQNGNVIETQDVTATNSWKYTFADLAQYDANGVAYTYTVKEHPVAGYKSEVNGYNITNTKDAKTTVEGTKTWKDGNATDRPATIKVDLLQNGNVIETQEVTAANGWKYTFADLAQYDANGVAYTYTVKEKPVAGYKSEVNGYNITNTKDAKITVGGTKTWNDNNASDRPTTIKVDLLQNGNVIETQEVTAANGWKYTFADLAQYDANGVAYTYTVKEKPVAGYKSEVNGYNITNTKVAKMTVEGTKTWKDGNATDRPAMIKVDLLQNGNVIQTQDVLAVVGWKYIFADLEAYDANGVAYQYEVKEQPVVGYQSSVSGYDITNTKVGETKVEGTKTWNDNNATDRPSSVKVDLLQNGKVVDTKEVTAATNWKYTFEKLQAYDINGVAYIYTVKEQPVDGYKTEIKGYDITNTKVAQTTVEGTKTWKDGNATDRPKIIKVDLLQNGQVIKTEEVSEATGWKYTFKELAAYDAEGKAYKYEVKEQPVDGYKIEVKGYDITNTKVAQTTVEGTKTWKDGNATDRPKTIKVDLLQNGQVIKTEEVSEATGWKYTFKELAAYDVEGNAYKYEVKEQSVDGYKTEVKGYDITNTKVGQTTVEGIKTWKDDNATDRPKTIKVDLLQNGQVIKTEEVSEATGWKYTFKELAAYDAEGNAYKYEVKEQPIDGYKTEVKGYDITNIKVAQTTVEGTKTWKDGNATDRPKTIKVDLLQNGQVIKTEEVSEATGWKYTFKELAAYDVEGNAYKYEVKEQSVDGYKTEVKGYDITNTKVGQTTVEGIKTWKDDNATDRPKTIKVDLLQNGQVIKTEEVSEATGWKYTFKELAAYDAEGKAYKYEVKEQPVDGYKIEVKGYDITNTKIKDNPSTDPKDPSTDPKDPSTDPKDPSTDPKDPSTDPKDPNTNTETNSDSKVPPTKENVKTSAWLPKTGGKSMEMSSIIGGMLLLILGGVLFARQRMR
- a CDS encoding PAS domain-containing sensor histidine kinase; protein product: MKYTLRDLININEFKNITEQFYNLTKISFCLLDNNQNIIFSKGNLFFHNQKIKLTQDTHIPIIIEQEHIATFVIGTSINKEIIVDSQITYFKHIANLIEEMATQQLQLKKFQEKDSRIKAITKHDENHLYSILQNMPIMINAIDEKGNIVMWNRECELVTGYNADEIINNPKAIELLHPDKAYRDQLCNELLINGHNFRDWEVNITCKNGEKKTIMWSNILHSIPTLGWSIGAIGVDITKRKRMEEKLKRTSVELELIFKAIPDLYFLSELDGTIMDCKANSISKFHVSMEKLVGKKIQEVLPASIIKQFEKAVNKIHTSSAPVLIDYSLQLDDEIYHFEARLLPLFKDKIMIIVRDITERKITTELLKKSDTLKAVGQLAAGVAHEVRNPLTVIKGFMQLLQQEVGEDKEYLRLILSEISSIETILQEFLSIAKPNAAVFEPKNLCTILDNVVALISTQAIMKNIHIAINMDFENLLVECCEIQLKQVFFNILQNSIEAIQNGQEITINVKKHNSTEVKICILDKGIGIPPERIKRLGEPFYSTKEKGTGVGLMLSYRIIESHGGKINIRSQVGKGTTVTVFLPIYNSGSVAKLPKT